CGCCCAAGGCCAGAAGCAGGCGGTGATCGGTTACCTCTCGGGGAGTAGCGGTCTTGGGCCACGGGAACGGGCGTTTCGCCAGGGGCTACACGAGCTGGGACACGACGACGGCAAGACGATCCGCATTGAGTGGCGCTTCGCGTGGGGACGTGACGAGCCGCTCGCCATACTGGCGGCGGAGTTGGTCCGTTTGAAGGCAGACATCATCGTGACAGACGGGACGGCGGGCACCCGGGCCGCGAAGAGCGCGACCGCGGCCATTCCCATTGTCATGGCCTCCGACGCCGATCCGGTCGGAACCGGGCACATCGTAAGCCTGGCCCGACCGGGCGGAAACATCACCGGCCTGACATCGATTCCTACCGGTCTCAGCGGAAAGCGGCTGGAGGTCTTGAAGGAAGCGATCCCGGGGCTCACCCGAATCGCGGTCGTGTGGAATCCGGAGCCGCCCCACTCGCGGAGGGCGTTCCAGGAGACGCAAGTCGCCGCGCGGGGGCTGGGCGTGCGGCTTCACTCCCTCGAGGTGCGCGGGACCGGCGATTATGAGGGCGCGTTCCAGGCGGCGGCGAGAGGCCGGGCTGGCGCCGTCACCGTGGTGTCGGACGCCGCGATGTTCACGCATCGCGCCCAGATCGTGACACTCGCCGCCAGACAACGGCTCCCGACGATGCACACGCACAGCCTGTGGGTGCAGGCTGGCGGCCTCATGTCCTACGGCACCCACTTTCCGGACCTGCACCGGCGCGCGGCGCTGTATGTCGACAAGATTCTCAAAGGCGCCAGGCCGGGCGATCTGCCGGTCGAGCAGCCGACGAAGTTCGAACTCGTCATCAACCTCAACACGGCCAAGACCCTTGGTCTGACGATCCCGCCCGCGCTCCTGCTGAGAGCCGATCAGATCATCGAGTAGCGCGGCACGCGGACGTACGTACCGCTGCCTCCCCGACACCGTCGACCAGCGCGGGGCGAAGCAAGGCGGGTGATGATGCCGGCGTCCCATCGTCCCTGGTGTATCGTAAGTAGCGGTCGCAACTGACCCGGAGGGCTAGCCTCAACTGGTAAGGCAGTGGACTTGAAATCCACCGACCCGCAAGGGTCATGGGGGTTCGAATCCCTCGCCCTCCGCCAACCAGATCAAGCATTTGACGCTCCCGCCGCGCTTCGCCTCGCGCCCGCCACCGTAACCTGCTTTGCCCGTACTTTGCCCGAACGGCTCGCCTGCTCCCGCGCTCCAGCAATCGCCACCACTTTGGCCGGCCCTCCAGCCTCGCTCGCGTGCAGCGCGGCGAGTTTCGCCACGCCGGCGCTGAGGTCCGCCTCGCTGACGATCGCGTAGCGCCGGTAGGGCGACTCGGTCTTGTGGCCGGTAAGTTTCATGGCCACGGAGCGTGACATGCCCGCTCGCTCGAGGTTGCGCACGGCCGTCCGTTCGGAAGTCATGGGGGATGCGGCCGGCGACCCCGGCGGCCTCCGTGGCGTTCTCCCAGGTCCCGCGGAGGTCCTTGATCGGCTTGCCTGACCGATGGAACACCCAGGGGATGATGCGGCGCTGGGCGCGCTCGACGCCTTCCGTGCGCTCGCGCTGACGCCGGAGCAGTGTCTCGAGCGCCGGCAGCGCGGCGAAGGGGAAGGTCCGGCGTCGTCGTTCTTGGTTGTGCCGGGCTCCAGGCGGACGGCCCGGGCCTTGAAGTCGACCTGGGCCCATTGGAGCGGGAGGACCTCGCCGATCCGCCAGCCCGTGAGGTACATGAACTCGGCGACTGGCTGGATGTCCTCCGGCAGCCACGTCGCTGTTATATCTCGCTGTTCTCAGCGAGTCCTCACGGAGCTGCTGGCCGGCCGCTGCCGGCCGATCGAGTTCGATTACCACCGGGCCAGGATCGTCACCAGTTCGTCCGGCACCTCCAGGTCCACGAGACGCGAGCGCTCCATGGAGCGCATGAAGGCCAGGATCTGATCGTGCGAGACGTTGTCGCCCAACCGTCGCTCGCGCAGCTCGTCGATGGGTACCGGGGCTTCCAGCGATTCCAGGATCCGCGCCTCCGCGTCCGCCAGAAGCCTGGGGACCAGGTACCTCTTGAAGGCGACCCACACTCTGGGTCCGTCCCGGTGGAGCCCGTCGACCGCGCGCCCCAGGCGTAGGCGGAGATTCCGCTCCAGCCGCGCCCGCGCCTCATGGGGCACCTCCAGCAGGTCATCGTCGACCACGAGAGCGCCCAAAGGCAAGCGCAGCGACAACTGAACCAACTCGCGGAGCGTGGTAGGCATCTCCGTTCCGTAGCCGTGATCGACGACGAGCGTGGTCGCGTCGCGGAGGAGACTAGGCGGGGCTGCGAGTTGGATCAGGTGGAACAGGATCGCGCGCAGTCGCCGGAAGCGGGGAGCATCGAGCTGAGCCCGCGCGGGCGCCCGGCT
Above is a genomic segment from Candidatus Methylomirabilota bacterium containing:
- a CDS encoding ABC transporter substrate-binding protein, with the protein product MPLAAQGQKQAVIGYLSGSSGLGPRERAFRQGLHELGHDDGKTIRIEWRFAWGRDEPLAILAAELVRLKADIIVTDGTAGTRAAKSATAAIPIVMASDADPVGTGHIVSLARPGGNITGLTSIPTGLSGKRLEVLKEAIPGLTRIAVVWNPEPPHSRRAFQETQVAARGLGVRLHSLEVRGTGDYEGAFQAAARGRAGAVTVVSDAAMFTHRAQIVTLAARQRLPTMHTHSLWVQAGGLMSYGTHFPDLHRRAALYVDKILKGARPGDLPVEQPTKFELVINLNTAKTLGLTIPPALLLRADQIIE